A genome region from Chloroflexota bacterium includes the following:
- a CDS encoding DEAD/DEAH box helicase translates to MSIGYRPDRPLIVQADRSLLLEVDNPLFGECRDRLAGFAELRKSPEHIHTYAVTPLSLWNACAAGLSVESVLDTLQTYSKYDIPGNVLADVRDLMGRYGRLRLMHGPDGLTLETDEPDILEQVRRNARLSTHLGEQQDERRALVPVGERGRLKQALLKAGLPVEDLAGYADGSPLALDLLESTNGHTARGTASFALRGYQRDAIDAFWSGGGPRGGSGVLVLPCGAGKTLIGLGVMARARTSTLIMCTGISAIRQWQRELLSRTSATPDMIGEYTGERKEIRPITLATYQVMTARSKGQKDTYPHLDLFTRENWGLIVYDEVHLLPAPVFRITAEIQSRRRLGLTATLIREDGNEEDVFSLIGPKKFDAPWKDLEAQGWIAPAVCTEVRVPMSRGLRMEYASAETRQQYRVAATNPDKLLAMLHLLERHRKDHVLIIGQYLDQLETVSDVLKAPIITGKTPNRAREKLYDQFRSGEVRRLVVSKVANFAIDLPEANVAIELSGTFGSRQEEAQRLGRVLRPKADGGQAYFYAVVSHDSVDQEYADHRQLFLTEQGYRYEIEDFTPARA, encoded by the coding sequence ATGAGCATCGGGTACCGGCCGGACCGGCCACTGATCGTTCAGGCGGATCGCTCGCTGCTCCTCGAAGTAGACAATCCACTCTTCGGTGAGTGCCGGGACCGGCTGGCCGGCTTCGCAGAGCTACGCAAGAGCCCCGAGCATATCCACACCTACGCGGTCACTCCACTCTCGTTGTGGAACGCCTGCGCGGCCGGGTTGTCCGTCGAGTCCGTCCTCGATACGCTTCAGACCTACTCGAAGTACGACATCCCTGGCAACGTCCTGGCCGACGTACGCGACCTGATGGGACGCTACGGACGGCTGCGGCTGATGCACGGTCCGGACGGTCTCACGCTGGAGACCGACGAGCCAGACATCCTCGAACAGGTGCGCCGCAACGCCCGCCTCAGCACCCACCTCGGCGAGCAGCAGGACGAGCGCCGTGCGCTGGTGCCGGTCGGCGAGCGCGGCCGGCTCAAGCAGGCGTTGCTCAAGGCCGGTCTGCCGGTCGAGGATCTGGCGGGCTACGCGGACGGTTCGCCGCTCGCCCTCGACCTGCTCGAATCGACCAACGGCCACACGGCCAGGGGAACCGCCAGCTTCGCGCTACGCGGCTACCAGCGAGACGCCATCGACGCCTTCTGGAGCGGTGGCGGCCCGCGCGGCGGCAGCGGCGTCCTGGTGCTGCCCTGCGGTGCTGGCAAAACGCTCATCGGCCTGGGCGTGATGGCCCGCGCCCGGACCAGCACGCTGATCATGTGTACGGGCATCTCGGCCATCCGCCAGTGGCAGCGCGAGCTCCTGTCGCGGACGTCGGCCACGCCCGACATGATCGGCGAATACACCGGCGAGCGGAAGGAGATCCGCCCGATCACCCTGGCGACCTACCAGGTGATGACGGCCCGCTCGAAGGGGCAGAAGGACACCTATCCGCACCTGGACCTGTTCACCCGTGAGAACTGGGGGCTGATCGTCTACGACGAGGTGCATCTGCTGCCGGCCCCGGTCTTCCGTATCACGGCGGAGATCCAATCGCGCCGACGGCTCGGGCTGACTGCCACGCTGATCCGCGAGGATGGCAACGAGGAAGACGTCTTCTCGCTGATCGGCCCCAAGAAGTTCGACGCCCCCTGGAAAGACCTGGAGGCCCAGGGCTGGATCGCCCCGGCTGTCTGCACCGAGGTCCGAGTGCCGATGTCGCGCGGGTTGCGAATGGAGTACGCCAGCGCGGAAACGCGCCAGCAGTACCGTGTCGCAGCCACCAATCCCGACAAGCTGCTGGCGATGCTGCACCTGCTGGAGCGGCACCGGAAGGATCACGTCCTGATCATCGGACAGTACCTCGATCAGCTCGAGACCGTCTCGGACGTGCTCAAGGCGCCCATCATCACCGGCAAGACCCCGAACCGCGCGCGAGAGAAGCTGTACGACCAGTTTCGCTCCGGCGAAGTCAGGCGGCTCGTCGTCTCGAAGGTCGCCAACTTCGCCATCGATCTGCCCGAGGCGAACGTCGCCATCGAGCTGTCGGGCACGTTCGGGTCACGGCAGGAAGAGGCCCAGCGGCTCGGCCGGGTGCTGCGCCCGAAAGCCGACGGTGGACAGGCCTACTTCTACGCCGTGGTCAGCCACGACAGCGTCGATCAGGAGTACGCCGATCATCGCCAGTTGTTCCTGACGGAGCAGGGCTACCGCTACGAGATCGAGGACTTCACCCCGGCTCGCGCCTGA